In one Nicotiana tomentosiformis chromosome 6, ASM39032v3, whole genome shotgun sequence genomic region, the following are encoded:
- the LOC138894719 gene encoding structural maintenance of chromosomes protein 3-like, translating to MGTRIEDGCADQTLRDEEGEDADCLLVARKRESVEASITAEPATTLHREASSKYRAELARCAADLKNLTKERNALKLLYVQKKEEIVQQKAELVEQLREEAKMKEADTLGWKQNMDRLASEKEMVRAQLSSVERQLQSVKEENFALAQKVEELKTRLAAELARAISEVEVLVASYRADAEAAKTRTKEIYDAAKVRLSHVAEHAKRQSLREILEKVCARGFDLTADIENAKVLEDEAGALFSMRKTL from the exons ATGGGAACAAGGATCGAGGATGGATGTGCCG ACCAAACACTACGAGATGAGGAGGGAGAAGATGCCGACTGTCTGCTGGTGGCTCGGAAGAGGGAAAGCGTTGAAGCTTCGATAACTGCTGAGCCG GCTACAACGCTCCATCGAGAAGCGTCTTCCAAGTATCGAGCTGAGTTGGCCCGATGTGCGGCTGATCTCAAAAATCTTACGAAGGAGAGAAacgccctcaaactcctctatgtgcaaaaaAAAGAGGAGATC GTTCAGCAGAAGGCCGAATTGGTTgagcagcttcgtgaggaggccaagatgaaagaggcagaCACTTTGGGGTGGAAGCAGAACATGGACCGTCTCGCCTCGGAGAAAGAAATGGTTCGGGCCCAACTGTCTTCGGTAGAgcgtcaactccaaagtgtgaaggaGGAGAACTTTGCCCTAGCCCAGAAGGTTGAAGAGCTCAAGACTCGGTTGGCCGCTGAGCTTGCAAGGGCCATATCCGAGGTGGAGGTGCTCGTGGCCTCCTACCGAGCTGATGCCGAAGCCGCTAAAACTCGGACAAAGGAAATTTATGATGCTGCTAAGGTTAGATTGTCCCATGTTGCCGAGCACGCTAAGCGCCAGTCTCTAAGAGAGATTCTTGAGAAGGTGTGtgctcgtggcttcgacctcACGGCTGATATCGAGAACGCGAAGGTTTTGGAGGACGAGGCCGGAGCTTTGTTTTCGATGAGGAAGACTCTGTGA